A stretch of Clostridium estertheticum DNA encodes these proteins:
- a CDS encoding metallophosphoesterase family protein, whose amino-acid sequence MKKFKLLIIDDEVKTRKSSYKKILDNNFDISFIESYMVADELCEKINDFHAVVLDVYYDKNWNDLRLIDIIKGIQGRKPIILVSSKWMEADVDLMRLLNDIKNNGNIIHFFSWSEFDEEAGSDEMEEKSKMLSYKINREISIFYKRFMDKLEEDKTIRLLHISDLQFGDIGTEESGYLDSNKIAKYLKRLKIVPEILVISGDIAYSGKPSEYNMAYLWIVDLCKKLWGDIDYKDRIVLVPGNHDFNVQFCALNKYKYDFKEKKFIDIKDGDKEEYYDGFGLTPFRDFAYRLTRDTRWITCENNLYIINEIFVNWGIRFIHLNTVFSITEKEPNKVNIDMQALKRLSDELDPEKNNNEIFNIMVAHNSPGNIGYGADESSNEWRCVREFIEDVHANLFMYGHFHRSKITLLNDDGEFSKKLITSLASTLTLNQTLRQPDQRRGFNVIELIREKDVVKKVEGKIFEFNDTKIEFVNESKMEEYIWDGIIY is encoded by the coding sequence ATGAAAAAATTTAAATTGTTGATTATTGATGATGAGGTTAAAACTAGAAAAAGTAGTTATAAAAAAATCCTTGATAATAATTTTGATATATCTTTTATAGAAAGTTATATGGTCGCAGATGAGCTATGTGAAAAGATAAATGATTTTCATGCAGTGGTTTTGGACGTATATTACGATAAGAACTGGAACGATCTAAGGTTGATAGACATAATTAAAGGTATCCAAGGAAGAAAACCAATTATTTTAGTAAGTAGCAAATGGATGGAAGCTGATGTCGATCTCATGAGATTATTAAATGATATAAAAAATAATGGTAATATAATACATTTTTTTTCTTGGTCTGAATTTGATGAGGAAGCTGGTTCAGATGAGATGGAAGAGAAATCAAAAATGCTAAGCTATAAGATTAATAGAGAAATATCAATTTTTTATAAGCGATTTATGGATAAATTAGAAGAAGATAAAACAATAAGACTTTTGCATATCTCAGACTTACAGTTTGGTGATATTGGTACAGAAGAGTCAGGTTACTTGGATTCAAACAAAATAGCCAAATACCTAAAGAGATTAAAAATAGTTCCAGAAATCTTAGTTATATCTGGGGATATAGCATATAGCGGAAAACCGTCAGAATATAATATGGCTTATCTTTGGATAGTAGATTTATGTAAAAAACTTTGGGGAGACATTGACTATAAGGATAGGATTGTTTTAGTTCCTGGAAATCATGATTTTAATGTGCAATTTTGTGCATTGAACAAATATAAATATGATTTTAAAGAAAAGAAATTTATTGATATTAAGGATGGAGATAAAGAAGAATACTACGATGGATTTGGATTGACACCATTCCGAGACTTTGCATATAGATTAACAAGGGATACTAGATGGATAACATGTGAAAACAACTTATATATTATAAATGAAATATTTGTAAATTGGGGTATAAGATTTATTCATTTGAATACGGTGTTTAGCATAACAGAAAAGGAACCCAATAAGGTTAATATAGATATGCAGGCTTTAAAAAGGCTTAGTGATGAACTTGATCCTGAAAAAAATAATAATGAAATATTTAATATTATGGTAGCACATAACAGTCCAGGTAATATTGGATATGGAGCAGATGAATCAAGTAATGAATGGAGATGTGTCAGGGAGTTTATAGAAGATGTACATGCTAATTTATTTATGTATGGTCATTTTCACAGAAGTAAAATAACTTTATTAAATGATGATGGTGAATTTTCTAAGAAGTTAATTACTTCACTTGCTTCGACATTAACCCTTAACCAGACTTTAAGGCAGCCAGATCAGCGTCGTGGATTTAATGTGATTGAGTTAATAAGAGAAAAGGATGTTGTAAAAAAGGTTGAAGGTAAAATTTTTGAATTTAATGATACTAAAATTGAATTTGTTAACGAAAGCAAGATGGAAGAGTATATATGGGATGGAATAATTTACTAG
- a CDS encoding AAA family ATPase: protein MNNNRIICIIGKSGSGKTTVVKELERQGFNIIHSYTTRPMREDNEWGHTFVDAPFCFDDNYQLNINVIAYTFFNNYHYWAGREQIKDASIYVIDPKGVEYLRERVKDIPIETVYFKCCERILVERMCSRGDSQQNIEQRISHDRLAFKDYEIISDNIVNCERDLKDVIEEVKFIIDKTS, encoded by the coding sequence ATGAATAACAATAGGATAATTTGCATAATAGGAAAAAGTGGAAGTGGAAAAACAACAGTAGTTAAAGAATTGGAGAGACAGGGATTTAATATAATACATTCTTACACGACTAGACCAATGAGAGAAGATAATGAATGGGGTCATACATTCGTTGACGCTCCGTTCTGTTTTGATGATAATTATCAATTAAATATTAATGTTATAGCTTATACATTTTTTAATAATTATCATTATTGGGCTGGAAGAGAGCAAATAAAAGATGCAAGTATTTATGTTATTGATCCTAAAGGAGTCGAATATCTAAGAGAACGAGTTAAGGATATACCTATTGAAACTGTGTATTTTAAATGCTGTGAGAGGATATTAGTGGAAAGGATGTGCTCAAGAGGTGACAGCCAACAGAACATAGAGCAGAGGATATCACACGATAGATTAGCATTTAAGGATTATGAGATTATTTCAGATAACATTGTAAATTGTGAGCGGGATCTAAAGGATGTTATTGAGGAGGTTAAATTTATAATTGATAAAACCTCATAA
- a CDS encoding sigma-70 family RNA polymerase sigma factor, which translates to MEKLVEKAKTKEESATEEIMEKFKYLIFKEASRYHIPSYDFEDLVQHGYLSVLKAIAMYKLGSNSFNGYCVNSIKMNFRALLKGQIKHFRETPNSEMLDFDTIGDYEFTLEDEVIAYEEVKKLYVALDKLNPTEREIVEKYYILDQSLGEIACDSDKSYHQFALMKKKALKKLRTLMSP; encoded by the coding sequence ATGGAAAAATTAGTTGAAAAGGCGAAAACTAAAGAAGAAAGCGCTACAGAAGAAATAATGGAAAAATTTAAATATCTAATATTCAAGGAGGCCTCCAGATATCACATTCCAAGTTATGATTTTGAAGACCTAGTTCAACACGGGTATCTTTCAGTTTTGAAAGCAATAGCCATGTACAAGCTAGGCAGCAACAGCTTTAACGGTTATTGCGTAAATTCCATAAAAATGAACTTTAGAGCCCTTTTAAAAGGACAAATAAAGCATTTTAGAGAGACGCCAAACAGTGAAATGTTAGATTTTGATACAATCGGAGATTATGAATTCACCTTAGAAGATGAGGTAATAGCATACGAGGAGGTTAAAAAACTATATGTAGCTCTTGATAAGCTGAATCCCACAGAGCGTGAGATTGTGGAGAAATATTATATTTTGGACCAGTCCCTAGGTGAAATAGCCTGTGATAGTGATAAAAGCTACCATCAATTTGCACTAATGAAGAAAAAAGCTTTAAAGAAACTGAGAACACTTATGTCCCCTTAG
- a CDS encoding DUF1659 domain-containing protein: protein MAVKSTKVASALKLTMIVGVDTKGKDKFATKRLSNLKVAALDADIFAVGQAISNIKAYPLFGLDREDQYSLVNE from the coding sequence ATGGCAGTTAAATCAACAAAGGTAGCCAGTGCGCTAAAACTTACTATGATAGTAGGCGTTGACACAAAAGGCAAAGATAAATTTGCAACAAAGAGGCTCAGCAATTTAAAAGTTGCTGCATTAGATGCAGATATTTTTGCCGTAGGACAAGCTATTTCTAATATCAAAGCTTATCCATTATTCGGACTAGACAGAGAAGATCAGTACAGCTTAGTTAATGAGTAG
- a CDS encoding DUF2922 domain-containing protein: MHKLAMRFLTSTEGKYFTLTVDDIKSDEDGVPTVTEAEVNALMDLVIAKNIFASANGNLIGKKDAKIVTTDTSIVEVA; the protein is encoded by the coding sequence ATGCATAAATTAGCTATGAGATTTTTAACATCTACAGAAGGTAAGTATTTTACTTTAACGGTAGATGACATTAAATCAGATGAAGATGGAGTTCCAACTGTTACAGAAGCTGAAGTAAATGCTCTTATGGATTTAGTAATTGCGAAAAATATTTTTGCATCAGCTAATGGTAATTTAATTGGCAAGAAAGATGCTAAGATAGTTACTACTGATACTAGTATAGTTGAAGTAGCTTAG
- the guaD gene encoding guanine deaminase, whose translation MNSVKIYKGNILFTKTPESFTVIKQGYIVVIKGKVQNVYKELPIEHTDSEIIDYGDKLIIPGMNDLHCHAPQFKNIGIAMDKELLPWLNDYTFPEEGKFKDLNYSKKVYQHFIKEIWKQGTTRIAVFATVHKVASMNLMDLFIKSGLGAFVGKVNMDLNCPESLCETLENSLRDTEEILISYRNKSSLVKPIVTPRFVPTCSSELLKGLGALCDKYTVPIQSHLSENKSEIEWVKQLHPKSNYYGQVYNDFKLFGQTPTLMAHCSFSSEEEIELMKNNNVVAVHCPTSNLNVGSGMLPIRKFINNNIHLGLGSDISGGHTCSIFKTMVYAIQVSKLFWSNSNKEIDFLTNSEAFYIATKGGGSFFGKVGSFEKDYDFDALIIDDSELNFLNYTLEERLERFIYVGDDRHILHRYVCGKLIEEPIF comes from the coding sequence ATGAATTCAGTTAAAATATATAAAGGAAATATTTTATTTACAAAAACACCTGAAAGTTTCACAGTTATAAAGCAGGGTTATATAGTTGTAATTAAAGGAAAGGTTCAAAATGTTTATAAAGAATTACCTATAGAACATACAGATTCTGAAATAATTGACTATGGTGATAAGTTAATTATCCCTGGTATGAATGACCTTCATTGTCATGCTCCACAATTCAAGAATATTGGTATTGCAATGGATAAAGAATTATTGCCTTGGCTTAATGACTATACCTTTCCTGAAGAAGGAAAATTTAAAGATTTAAATTATAGCAAAAAAGTATATCAACATTTTATAAAGGAAATATGGAAGCAAGGCACAACTAGAATAGCTGTATTTGCTACGGTACATAAAGTTGCCTCCATGAACTTAATGGACCTTTTTATAAAGTCTGGTCTAGGAGCTTTTGTTGGTAAGGTAAACATGGATTTAAACTGTCCGGAGTCTCTTTGCGAAACCTTAGAAAATTCACTGCGAGACACAGAAGAAATCCTTATCTCCTATAGAAATAAATCTTCCTTAGTAAAACCAATAGTAACTCCTCGTTTTGTACCAACCTGCAGCAGTGAGTTACTTAAAGGTTTAGGCGCCTTATGTGATAAATATACTGTGCCTATACAATCTCACTTATCAGAAAATAAAAGTGAAATTGAATGGGTAAAACAGTTGCATCCAAAGTCAAACTATTATGGCCAGGTTTATAATGATTTTAAGCTATTTGGTCAAACCCCAACTTTAATGGCACATTGCAGTTTTTCTTCTGAAGAAGAAATAGAATTAATGAAAAACAATAATGTAGTAGCCGTTCATTGCCCAACTTCTAATTTAAATGTAGGTAGTGGTATGCTTCCCATCAGAAAGTTTATTAATAATAATATCCATCTTGGTTTAGGTTCTGATATAAGTGGAGGCCACACTTGTTCTATTTTTAAAACCATGGTATATGCAATTCAGGTTTCGAAGCTCTTTTGGTCTAATTCTAATAAGGAAATTGACTTTCTTACAAACTCTGAAGCTTTCTATATAGCTACAAAAGGTGGTGGCAGTTTCTTCGGTAAAGTTGGTAGCTTTGAAAAAGACTATGATTTCGATGCCCTTATCATTGATGATTCAGAATTAAATTTTCTTAATTATACCTTAGAGGAAAGATTAGAAAGGTTCATTTATGTAGGAGATGATAGGCATATTCTTCATAGGTATGTTTGTGGTAAATTAATTGAGGAACCTATCTTTTAG
- a CDS encoding 4Fe-4S dicluster domain-containing protein yields the protein MKYEYKTLADIRHKVFTAVSKMAFEDNLKQIENIPYEIIPGDVGKYRESTFLERAIVSERIRLAMGLNLRPSDKPRAITEGLEGATKPSKYYEPPLVNIIKFACDSCPTNSYEVTNMCRGCLAHPCVEVCPKDAVSMVKGKSVIDQEKCIKCGLCAKVCPYSAIIKHGRPCAMACGVDAIYSDEDGRASIDYDKCVSCGMCLVNCPFGAISDKSQIFQLIQAINQKKEVVAIVAPSYVGQFGRNVGFNDFKRAMITLGFKDVAEVAIGADICTIAEAKDFIENVPEKLSFMGTSCCPSWSVMAKNLYPQYAENVSMTLTPMVFAARLVREKYKDAMIVFVGPCSAKKLEASRKSVKSEVDFVITYEELSGMLTAKEVEIIGTDMSLSNEATGSGRGFAVAGGVAKAVADLIKKEQPGREVKIKAANGLRECREMLNDAVKGKYDGYLLEGMGCPGGCVAGAGCIAKPNISGAQVKQSAKNSELKISDESKYADKIYLLDEKNSEEK from the coding sequence ATGAAATACGAATATAAAACACTTGCTGATATTAGACACAAAGTTTTTACGGCCGTAAGTAAGATGGCTTTTGAAGACAATTTAAAACAAATAGAGAATATCCCATATGAGATCATTCCTGGAGATGTGGGGAAGTATAGAGAAAGTACATTTCTAGAAAGAGCAATAGTTAGTGAGCGAATCCGCTTGGCAATGGGACTAAATTTAAGACCAAGTGATAAACCAAGAGCAATTACGGAGGGGTTAGAGGGGGCAACAAAACCTTCAAAATATTATGAACCACCACTTGTAAATATTATAAAATTTGCTTGCGATTCTTGTCCAACAAATAGCTATGAAGTTACAAATATGTGTCGTGGCTGCCTTGCACACCCTTGTGTAGAAGTTTGTCCTAAAGACGCAGTTAGTATGGTTAAAGGGAAAAGTGTTATTGACCAGGAAAAATGTATAAAGTGTGGTTTATGTGCTAAAGTGTGTCCGTATTCAGCAATAATAAAACATGGGCGGCCCTGTGCCATGGCATGCGGAGTGGATGCAATATATTCGGATGAAGATGGAAGAGCATCAATAGATTATGATAAATGCGTTAGCTGTGGAATGTGTTTGGTAAATTGTCCTTTTGGAGCAATATCTGATAAAAGCCAAATATTTCAACTGATTCAGGCAATCAATCAAAAGAAAGAAGTAGTTGCAATTGTAGCACCATCCTATGTAGGGCAGTTTGGTAGAAATGTTGGATTTAATGATTTTAAAAGAGCAATGATTACACTTGGATTTAAAGATGTTGCTGAAGTTGCAATAGGTGCAGATATTTGTACAATTGCTGAGGCAAAAGATTTTATAGAAAATGTACCTGAAAAACTTTCCTTTATGGGTACTTCATGCTGCCCTTCATGGTCTGTTATGGCTAAAAATTTATATCCGCAGTATGCTGAAAATGTTTCAATGACTTTGACTCCAATGGTTTTTGCTGCTCGACTTGTGAGAGAAAAATATAAAGATGCAATGATTGTTTTTGTTGGGCCATGTAGCGCAAAAAAATTAGAAGCTTCCAGAAAAAGCGTAAAAAGTGAAGTAGATTTTGTAATTACATATGAGGAGTTATCTGGAATGCTTACAGCCAAAGAGGTAGAAATAATTGGTACAGATATGAGCTTGAGTAATGAAGCAACTGGTTCAGGAAGAGGCTTTGCGGTTGCAGGTGGAGTGGCTAAGGCTGTAGCTGATTTGATAAAAAAAGAACAGCCAGGGAGAGAAGTTAAGATTAAAGCTGCTAATGGACTGAGAGAATGTAGGGAGATGCTTAATGATGCTGTAAAAGGAAAGTACGATGGATATCTCCTTGAAGGAATGGGGTGTCCAGGTGGATGTGTTGCTGGAGCTGGGTGTATTGCCAAACCTAACATATCCGGTGCTCAGGTTAAACAATCGGCTAAAAATTCTGAGCTGAAGATTTCAGATGAGTCTAAATATGCTGATAAAATTTACTTGTTAGATGAAAAAAATTCAGAGGAAAAATAG
- a CDS encoding MarR family transcriptional regulator, producing the protein MQDKCIIRKINDICNISDKYIIKRINEERLPILRNHVPLFYILSGDGTPLLFNEIAKIWKISKSSLSDIILKYENQGLIKKCSCSEDKRSVYISLTPEANIIKKKLYEIEDEFLNLLQKNFDKNQWNTFENDIEKALSNLERML; encoded by the coding sequence ATGCAAGATAAGTGTATTATTAGAAAGATTAATGATATTTGTAATATTTCTGATAAATATATTATAAAAAGAATAAATGAAGAAAGATTGCCAATTTTAAGAAATCATGTTCCATTATTCTATATTCTTTCAGGAGATGGAACACCATTGCTTTTTAACGAAATAGCAAAAATTTGGAAAATTTCAAAATCCTCTTTATCAGATATTATCTTAAAGTATGAGAATCAAGGATTAATTAAAAAGTGTAGTTGTTCTGAAGATAAAAGGAGTGTATACATAAGTTTAACTCCTGAAGCTAATATTATTAAGAAAAAACTATATGAAATTGAAGATGAATTTTTAAATTTATTACAAAAGAATTTTGATAAAAATCAATGGAATACTTTTGAAAATGACATAGAAAAAGCTTTAAGCAATCTTGAAAGAATGCTGTAA
- a CDS encoding nitroreductase family protein: MENQVLKAIENRRSTRKYTDKQIGEEELQKILAAGIQAPTANNSQPWHFTVIQNKEMIKHISDKSKEVMRQSDDKDIVNIGENAVNIFYDAPTLIIVSGKEDVSSSLVDCSAAIENMLIASESMGLGTVWVGLVKFFFSLSDEVKKLGLPNGYKPFYAVAVGHKANNSILGPSKRNKNVINYIR, from the coding sequence ATGGAAAACCAAGTACTTAAAGCAATAGAAAATAGAAGAAGCACAAGAAAGTATACAGACAAGCAAATAGGTGAGGAGGAATTGCAAAAAATACTAGCGGCCGGAATACAAGCACCTACTGCAAATAATTCACAACCATGGCATTTTACAGTAATACAAAATAAAGAAATGATTAAACATATAAGTGATAAGTCAAAAGAAGTGATGCGTCAAAGTGATGATAAAGACATAGTAAATATTGGAGAAAACGCTGTAAATATATTTTATGATGCACCTACTCTAATAATAGTTTCAGGTAAAGAAGATGTTAGTTCATCTTTAGTCGATTGCTCAGCAGCCATAGAAAATATGTTAATAGCTAGTGAAAGTATGGGTCTTGGAACAGTATGGGTAGGCCTTGTTAAATTTTTCTTTTCACTTAGTGATGAAGTTAAAAAATTAGGACTGCCTAATGGATATAAACCGTTTTATGCTGTAGCCGTAGGACATAAAGCGAATAATAGTATTTTAGGACCATCAAAGAGAAATAAAAATGTTATAAATTACATCAGATAA
- a CDS encoding iron-containing alcohol dehydrogenase, with protein MLNFDYSIQTEIFFGKDKINHLAENVKKYGSKVLLVYGGGSIKKSGLYGKITDIFNKNEIKFFELSGVEPNPRISSVKKGIEICRENKVDIILAVGGGSVIDCSKVIAAGYYYDGDAWDIVLDPRKINKVLPIATILTLSATGSEMDAGAVITNLETSEKLATGNKYMAPKFSILDPTYTFSVPANQTAAGTADIMSHIFEVYFSNTKGAYLQNRMAEALLKTCINYGEKAIADPENYEARANLMWTSSLAINGLLSYGKETEWSVHGMEHELSAFYDITHGVGLAILTPHWMEYSLNDNTVNKFVEYGVNVWGLDASGNKYEIAHNAIKKTREHFVSLGIPSTLREVGIKEEKLEEMAKQATVRGKLGSFKPLDAQDVLNIYKAAF; from the coding sequence ATGTTAAATTTTGATTATTCAATACAGACAGAAATATTTTTTGGAAAAGATAAAATAAATCACCTTGCAGAAAACGTAAAGAAGTATGGTTCTAAAGTTTTGCTTGTTTACGGAGGTGGTAGCATAAAGAAAAGTGGATTATATGGTAAAATTACAGACATTTTTAACAAAAATGAAATAAAATTTTTCGAGTTATCAGGTGTAGAGCCTAACCCAAGAATATCAAGCGTAAAAAAAGGGATTGAAATATGCAGAGAAAATAAAGTAGATATTATACTTGCTGTAGGTGGAGGAAGTGTAATTGACTGCTCAAAGGTAATAGCAGCTGGCTATTATTATGATGGTGATGCATGGGACATTGTACTTGATCCAAGAAAAATAAATAAAGTTCTTCCCATTGCAACTATACTAACATTATCTGCTACAGGTTCTGAAATGGATGCAGGAGCAGTAATTACAAATCTAGAAACTAGTGAAAAATTAGCCACTGGTAATAAATATATGGCACCTAAGTTTTCAATATTAGACCCTACTTATACATTTTCAGTACCTGCAAATCAAACAGCAGCAGGTACAGCTGATATAATGAGTCATATTTTTGAAGTATACTTTAGTAATACAAAAGGAGCTTATCTTCAAAATAGAATGGCAGAAGCACTTCTTAAAACTTGTATAAATTATGGTGAAAAAGCTATTGCTGATCCTGAAAATTATGAAGCAAGGGCAAACTTAATGTGGACCTCAAGTCTTGCTATAAATGGCCTGTTAAGTTATGGAAAAGAAACAGAGTGGAGTGTTCATGGAATGGAGCATGAGTTAAGTGCATTCTATGATATTACTCATGGAGTTGGTCTTGCAATTTTAACACCACATTGGATGGAGTATTCACTAAATGATAATACAGTAAACAAGTTTGTTGAATATGGAGTTAATGTTTGGGGACTTGATGCTAGTGGTAACAAATATGAAATAGCTCATAATGCTATTAAAAAGACAAGAGAGCACTTTGTATCATTAGGAATACCTTCCACCTTAAGAGAAGTTGGAATTAAGGAAGAAAAACTAGAAGAAATGGCAAAACAAGCTACTGTACGTGGGAAACTTGGAAGCTTCAAACCTTTAGATGCACAGGATGTACTAAATATATATAAAGCTGCTTTCTAA
- the nfsB gene encoding oxygen-insensitive NAD(P)H nitroreductase — MNLIEILNTRYSVKEFDSTKKISDEDLIKIKALLRLSASSVNGQPWHFVIANTDEGKKQISKSTQGFFNFNEAKVLGADQVVVFCSRTDMDEEYLLHVLEKEDADGRFNDKVFKDNQHMGRSKFVNIHRDDEKDLQHWMEKQVYLNIGNLLLGVATLGIDAVPMEGFDAKVLDEELGLRKNGYTAIAIVGLGYRSDNDFNAELPKSRLKDDEIITII; from the coding sequence ATGAACTTAATTGAAATTTTAAACACACGTTATTCTGTAAAGGAGTTTGATTCTACAAAGAAAATTTCTGATGAGGATTTAATTAAAATCAAGGCTCTTTTAAGACTTAGTGCATCTAGTGTTAATGGTCAACCATGGCACTTTGTAATTGCAAATACAGATGAAGGTAAAAAACAAATTAGTAAAAGCACTCAAGGCTTTTTTAATTTTAATGAAGCTAAAGTATTAGGCGCAGATCAGGTTGTTGTATTTTGTTCAAGAACTGATATGGATGAAGAATATTTACTTCATGTATTAGAAAAAGAGGATGCTGATGGTCGTTTTAATGATAAAGTATTTAAAGATAACCAACATATGGGACGTTCAAAATTTGTAAATATACATCGTGATGATGAGAAAGATTTACAACATTGGATGGAAAAACAGGTATATTTAAACATTGGTAATCTTTTACTAGGTGTTGCGACTCTTGGCATTGATGCCGTACCAATGGAAGGGTTTGATGCGAAAGTTTTAGATGAAGAGTTAGGTTTACGTAAAAACGGATATACAGCAATTGCTATAGTTGGATTAGGTTATCGCAGTGATAATGATTTTAACGCTGAATTACCTAAATCTAGATTAAAAGATGATGAAATCATTACTATCATCTAA